ATATTTTCGGCATTATTTGTTGGTCAAAATTTAGTAACAATTAAAGAAGTTGATTCAACCAACACTTACCTTAAAACATTACTGTCAAATTCCAAGCCATTGCCCGAAGGTACAGCCATTATGGCAGAAAGCCAATTTGCCGGCCGGGGGCAGCAACAAAACAAATGGCATAGCGAACCTGGCAAAAACTTAACTTTCAGTATTTTGCTAACGCCCTCATTTTTACCTGTTTTGCAACAATTTGACCTTACACGAGCCATAAGCCTGGGCGTAATTGAGGCGCTGAATCCGCTGCTGGGCGACCGCTTAAAAATAAAATGGCCAAACGACATTTATTATGACGACCACAAACTTGGCGGTATTTTGATTGAAACACACCTGCAGGGCGACAGGATAAAAGATGCCATTATTGGTATAGGCCTTAATATAAACCAGGAGCACTTTGAGGCGGGCGCCGGCAATGCCATTTCTGTAAAGCAGATATTACAAAAGGATTATGATTTACGAGCTTTATTATTAGAAATTTGCGGGCATATTGAAGGATACTATCTTAAGCTTAAGGCCGGTAAATTTTTGTTTGTAAGGAGCGCTTATTTAAACCGACTATACTGGTTAAACGAAGTAAGGGATTTCCGGTCAGATGGTGAAACGTTTAGAGGGACCATTATTGGGGTGAAAGATGAGGGGTTACTGGTAGTTGAACATAATAATTTTGCCGCCCGCGAGTTTAGCTTAAAACAAATTGAATTTTTAAATAAATAATACATGAAAAAGTTGTTGTTATTAATGGTGGCGCTGGTTATTTGCGCCGGGGCCTATGCACAAATTGAAACACCGGTACGCTGGGCATACGCGGCAAAAAAATTGAACAGTAAAGAGGCTGTTGTATATTTAAAAGCAACCATACAACCCGGCTGGCATATTTACTCGCTGAATGTTGGCGATGGCGGCCCGATAGCTACTTCGTTTGTATTTTCAAAATCGAAAGATTATGCACCGGTTGGCAAAACCACCGAACCAAAACCTTTATCTAAATACGAGGAATCATTCAAAATGAATGTTACTTATTTTGAGAGAGAGGTTGTTTTTTCGCAAAAAATAAGCTTAAAGTCGGCAACGGCCGGTACTGTAACAGGTAAACTTACTTACATGACCTGTAACGATAAAAAATGTCTTCCACCAGATGATGTAGATTTCACCATTCCTTTAGGCAAATAATTACCAGGGAATAATAAGATGAACCTATTTAAAAAGATCAACTGGTTACCAACGTCAATAGCTGTAGTAACCCTGCTTATTATATTTGGCTTAAACGCGCCAAAACCGGTTTACGCGGCTCAAAAAGGCGGCAAAGATACAACAGCTGCTCCTGCCGATATACAGTTTACCAGTATCCCTACCGCGGCCGATAGTATTGCCATTCGTAAAAAGGCTGCAATGGAAGCCGCGGCACAACAGGCCAACCAATCAACACCGCAGGCAGATTCAGTAACAAAACAAACTGCCGGGTCATCCGTCAAAGCTTCTAAATCCACCGCGGCAAACGCCATGCCCGAATCACTTTGGGCCATATTCATAGCAGGGTTTGTTGGCGGCTTATTGGCAGTAACAATGCCTTGTATTTATCCTCTGTTGCCGTTAACGGTAAGTTTTTTTACAAAAAAATCCGGGTCGAGAGCAAAGGGCATTGGCCATTCATTGCTGTACGGACTATCTATTATCATTATTTATGTAACACTGGGTGTTGTTATCACCCTCATTTTTGGTCCCGATGCATTGAATGCTTTGGCTACAAATGGTATATTTAATATTTTCTTCTTCTTGTTGCTGGTTGTTTTCGGCGTGTCGTTTTTAGGGGCATTTGAAATAAACCTACCAAGTTCTCTGGCTAATAAACTCGATCAAAACTCTGATAAGGGTGGCATGATTGGGATCTTCTTTATGGCGGCAACTCTTGTTGTCGTTTCGTTTTCTTGTACAGGCCCGTTGGTTGGTGGATTGTTAGCAGCAGCAGCTACAAAAGGAGATCGCCTTGGCCCCGCCGTTGGCATGTTTGGCTTTTCGCTGGCACTTGCCTTACCATTTACCTTATTTGCACTTTTCCCGTCGGCATTAAAAAGCTTGCCAAAATCTGGCGGCTGGCTAAATAGCGTCAAAGTGGTTTTAGGTTTTATTGAACTGGCATTTTCTTTAAAGTTCCTATCCAATGTTGACCTTGCCTATCACTGGAATTTCTTTGACCGCGAGGTGTTTTTATCTATATGGATAGCCATCGGATTATTGATCACACTGTATCTAATTGGTAAGATAAAATTCTCTCACGACAGTGATTTGCCTTATCTTTCGGTTACTCGTACTTTTATTGCAGTAGGCTTTTTGGCGTTTACTATTTACCTGATACCTGGCTTGTGGGGCGCCCCGCTAAAAGTAGTAAGTGGCTTTTTGCCACCACCGGCTACACAGGATTTCGACCTTACCCGCCTGAGTAGTGGGGGGAGCGCGACACCTGAGCAAAAGGTATCTATCAAAGAAAAAAAATACGAAAGCATTTTTGCCCGGGGGAAACACCAGGGTTTGAATGAGTGGTATGACTACAACCAGGCAATACAGGTATCTAAAGAATTAAAAAAACCGATTCTTATTGATTTTACTGGCTGGAATTGCGCGAATTGCCGCAAAATGGAGAACGAGGTTTGGCCAGATCCGGAAGTACGCAAGCGCATGCAAAACGATTTTGTTTTACTAGAACTTTATGTAGATGAGAAAACAGACCTTCCAGCCTCGGAGGTGTACACATCATCTTTTAGCTTTAAAAAGATAACAGGCATCGGTGCTAAAAATTCTGATTACGAAACTACCAAGTTCAACACTAATTCGCAGCCTTACTACGTTATTTTGGACAGTGATGGCAACGTACTTGTACCACCTAAAGGAGCCGATTTTAGCATTAGCAATTACATCAAATTTTTAGATAGTGGTATAGCCGCTTATAAAAAGTGATACAGCGTTAACAAATTAAGTGTAAATTCGCGGCAACTTTTAAAAGTTTGCCGCGTTTTTTGGTTACGGGGTTGTTTAAAAGCCACTAATTAAATTATTCAATTTTTTAAGGTAGGGTTTAAAAGGCCATATCAGGATAAAAAATGACGCAGATTAAAAAAATAGGACTTTATACTTCGGGCGGAGATTCGCCGGGCATGAACGCTGCCATCAGGGCGGTTGTACGTACGGCTATATATTATGGTATCGAGGTGATGGGCATTCGCCGTGGTTATGACGGCATGACCAAGGGCGATTTTGTACCCATGAACCGCAAATCGGTTTCAAACATTATTCAACGCGGCGGTACTATACTAAAAACTGCCCGGTGTGATAACTTCCGTACTCCCGAAGGCCGTCAGCAAGCATATGACCATCTTAAAAAAAATAATATTGATGCACTTGTAGGTATTGGCGGCGACGGTACATTTACCGGGGCCAAGGTTTTTGGCGCCGAATATGATATGCCTATCATTGGCCTGCCAGGTACTATTGATAACGATTTAATGGGTACCGATTTTACCATAGGTTATGATACCGCCATTAATACGGTTGTTGAGGCTGTGGATAAAATTCGTGATACAGCAGAATCACATGACCGCCTGTTTATAGTTGAGGTAATGGGCCGCGACTCGGGCCTGATCGCTTTGCGTACAGGCATTGCCGCAGGAGCCGAAGCTATACTTATCCCCGAACACAAAGGTGGCATGGAAGGCTTATTTAACCGCCTTGAGCATGGCCGTAAAGATAAAACATCGCGTATTGTAATTGTTGCCGAGGGCGAAGAGGCCGGTGGCGCATTCGAGGTTGGGCGCCTGGTACAGGAGCGTTTCCCTAATTATGATACCCGTATATCTATATTGGGCCACATCCAACGTGGTGGCGCCCCAAGCTGTATGGATAGGGTATTGGCCAGCCGGGTAGGTGCAGCCGCTGTTGAAGCTTTAAGAGACGGCCACCGCAACGAGATGATAGGCATCATCCACAACGAAATTGCCTATACCCCGTTTGAACACGCCATTAAACATCATGTAGAGATTAATCCTAACCTGTTGAAGCTGGTTGAGATTTTATCAATGTAATTTTACTGAAACAAGCATACTATATGTATAGAGGGGCACAAATTGTTGCGTCTCTCTATATATAAAACCGCAAACCCCGGTTATGGTAGCAGAGCGCACTTTTGCTTTGTATCCCCAAAAAATTCGTCAGGCTTTCTTTTTCAAACTGCTCATCAACTGATCGTACAGATCATCGCTATCGGTTTCACGTGGTTTAAGTTTTTTAACCGTAGCCCGTTTGCCTTTTGATTTGGCCTTGATGATTTTTAGCAACTCGTCGTTGTATTCATCCTTGAATTTAGATACGTCAAAATCCTCCGCATATTGGTTAATAAGGGCAAGGCCAACGTCAAGCTCTTTTTTACTTACGGTTACATCTTTGGCTATATCCAGGTCTTCGGCACTGCGTATTTCCTGCGCAAAACGAATTCTGGTAACTACTAGCACATGTTCCACCGGGTGTACAACACAAAGGCTTTCGGTACTGCGCAGTACAAAGCGCGCCAGTCCCGCTTTTTTTGATTGAATGAGGGCTTTCAGCAAAAGGGCGTAGGCCTTGTTGCTTTTAGTATCTGGTTCGGTGTAGTAGGATGTTTCGTAAAACATTGGGTTTACGTCGGCAATATCTACAAAACTTTCAATCTCGATGATTTTACTTTTTTCGGGGGCGGCATCCTCAAAATCCTGGTCCTCTACAATCACATAATCGTCATTGGCCAGTTTATAGCCTTTCACAATTTTATCGTAGGGTACCTCCTTATGTGTTTTCTCGTTTACCCGCTGATACCTGATGCGCGAATGATCCCGGCTATCCAGCATATCCAAATCAAGCGAACTTGTTTGCACTGCCGAATATAGTTTAACCGGGATGCTAACCAATCCAAAACCAATTGAACCTTTCCAGATAGATCTCATAGCCAAAGCGTTTACCTGTATAACTTAAAAGGCAGTCAAAATGTTTGGACGGCAGATTCCGCTTTCCGCCCAAACATTTGCCTTTAAATTAACGCCAAGCGACAGTTTTTTCTCTTTCAGGGGACAAAGGGTTAGGCATTAAACAGCCCGTTCCGCTCCTGCTCCTGGTAGTTTTGAACCGTTTCTATGGCATTGTCAACAACATCGCTAAGGGCAGTAATAAAGCTGCCAGGCTTGGCCAGGCTCATGGCGTGTTTAATGGCGTCAATCTCTTTTGATACTACTTCGCAAGGTTTATTAGGGTCGACAGAAAAAATGCCTTCTTTAAGCAGGTTTAATATATTTTCTTCGGTACGGCCGCGCAGGTGTTTTTCCTGCCGCAGGATAATGTAATCAAACATTTCGGCGGCTATTTTGCCAACCTCGCGGATGTCATCGTCGCGCCTGTCGCCCGTGCCTGCAATGATACCGATTTTCAATGGCGAATCGATATGCCTTAAAAATTCCTTGATGCCGTTAAAGCCATCAGGGTTATGGGCAAAATCAATCATAAAGCGGAAATCCTTGAAATCAAAAATATTCATGCGGCCAGGAGTTTGCGCTGCCGATGGAATAAAGGTTTCAAGAGACATTTTGATATCCTCGGTTTTGAAGCCCCACAGGAAAGTAGCCAGCGTGGCCGCCAGCACATTCTCAATCATAAACGGCACGGTGCCGCCAAACGTTAACGGGATAAGGATAGTACGCTGTACGCGGATTTTCCAATCGCCTTTTTGGATGGTGATAAAGCCATTCTCGCAAATGGCAGCTATCCCACCTTTGCGGCAATGTGCTTTGATGATGGGATTGTTTTCATTGCGGCTAAAATAGGCTATGTTACAATCGGCCTTGTTTCCTAAACGCACACAATATTCATTATCGGCATTTAATACACCCCAGCCATCTTTTTTTACCGAGTTTAACACCGTGCCTTTTACCCTTGCCAGGTCATCCAGCGTATGAATATCGGCCAGGCCAAGGTGATCTGCCTGGATGTTGGTAATTACGCCAATATCGCAAAAGCCAAATCCCAGCCCCGAGCGCAGGATGCCGCCGCGGGCGGTTTCCAATACGGCAAAATCAACGGTAGGATCTTTCAGGATAAACTCCGAGCTTACCGGCCCGGTGGTATCACCTTTCAGCATCATGGTGTTTTGCACATAAATACCATCAGATGTGGTAAAGCCTACCCTGTGCCCGTTATTTCTTACAATATGCGCTATCAGGCGGGTTGTGGTGGTTTTCCCATTGGTACCGGTGATGGCAATAATAGGAATGCGTGCCGATTTGCCCGGAGGGTAAAGCATATCCAATACATGGCCGGCTACGTTACGTGGCAGGCCTTCGCTTGGTGCAATGTGCATCCGGAAGCCCGGCGCTGCGTTAACCTCCAGTATTACACCGCCATTTTCGGTAAGTGGCTCGTGCAGGTTTTCGGCCATAATATCAATGCCGCAAATATCAAGGCCGATTATTTTAGAGATTCGTTCGCAGATGAAAACGTTTTGGGGGTGTACGTGGTCGGTAACGTCGACAGATGTACCGCCGGTACTTAAGTTGGCGGTGGATTTTACAAATACTTTTTCGTCTTTAGCCGGTACTGTATCAAGAGTATAGCCCTTTTTTTCAAGCAGGTCGATGGTGTCGCGATCAATCGAGATCAGTGTCAATACATTCTCGTGCCCGTAGCCACGGCGGGGATCGGCATTTTCCTTGTCTATCAGTTGTTGTATGGTTGATACACCATCGCCCATGACATGAGCCGGATCGCGCAGGGCGGCGGCAACCATTTTATTATCAATTACCAGTACACGGAAATCATAACCGGTAATAAAGCGTTCCACAATAACCCTTCGCGATATTTTGGCGGCATGCTCATAGGCGGCAATAGCTTCCTCTTCTGTACGGATATTGATAGAAATGCCCCGGCCGTGGTTACCATCCAGCGGTTTAAATACCAACGGGAAGCCAACCTTGCGAATGGCTTCGGCTACGCCTGCAACAGATGATATAGTGATGCCTTTGGCAACCGGGATAGCCTGCTCCTGCAGCATGCGCTTGGTTTCATCCTTATTGCTGGCAATATCAACAGCTATGCTGCTGGTTTTCTCGGTCATGGTAGCGCGGAAACGCACCTGGTTTTTGCCATAACCTAACTGTACCAGCGATTGATTGTTAAGCCTGATCCAGGGGATATCCCTTGCAATGGCCTCTTCCACAATTGATCCTGTACTTGGCCCTAAACGGGTATTCTCGCGGATTTCGCGCATCTCCTGTATATCGGCTTCCAGGTTATAGTCTTCGCCTTTTATCAGGGCCTCAGCAATCCGCACGGCCGATTCTGCAGCAAAGGCGCCCACCTTCTCTTCAATATAAGCAAAAACAACATTGTACACACCCTTTGTTTTAGTTTCACGGGTACGGCCAAAGCCTGTGTCCATACCGGCAAGGGTTTGTATTTCAAGGGCTATATGCTCAATAACGTGCCCCATCCAGGTGCCGGCAATAACCCGCTGAAAAAAGCCGCCGGGTACTCCGGGCGAACAGCGGTGTGCATATAACGAGGGAAGTAGTTTTTCTAAACGCTCATAAAAGCCATCAATCTCGTTAGTTGGCTTATGTTCCATTTCCTGCAGGTCAAGCCGCATCTGTATTAACTTTTTGCGGTTTATGCTCCAGATGTTCGGGCCGCGCAACACTTGTATATTCTCAATCTTCATAGGCTTGTTACAAAATTCTTTAAGGGCTTAATTTCTTTAAAACTATAAAACTTAATAGTGTAAATAAAACATTTAAGGCTAAAAAGGCATTATTTGTTTATAACAGACTGAGTTTTTGGTTCATTTTATCGTAATTTGTGGTTTTATTAGTTGATTGGGTTGGATTAGGTTGATTGAGAGAGTGGTTGCTTTTATTTTGGGGCAAACTAAACTAATCAACCTAATTTAACCCAATCAACGCAAAACTTAAAAGAAATGATTGTCCCGAAAGGAAAACTAATTATTATAGGCGGCGCGGTTGATATGGGGAGTAACGTAACCATACAGGAACACATTTTACAGCCTGATTATATTAAATTTTTTGAACAGGGCATTTTAAAGCGAATCATCACCGAATCGGCAAAGCACCATGGCTCATTAATTGAAGTGATTACCACTGCATCGCAAATTCCAGAGTTGGTGGGCGAAGAATATGTTAAAGCATTTGGGCAGCTTAATGTTACCCATGTTAATGTATTGCACATTAAAAGCCGCGAAGATGCCGCAAAAAAAGAATATTTAGACCGCGTCCGCAAAGCAGATGTAGTTATGTTTAGCGGGGGCGACCAATTGAGGCTGACCGCGATTTTTGGCGGTACTGAGTTTTTACAGATTCTGAAAAAGAGATATCAGTTTGAAGATTTTGTAATAGCAGGTACCTCGGCCGGCGCGGCGGCTGCATCAACCCACATGATTTACCGTGGGCAAAGTAACGAAGCGCTCATTAAGGGAGAGGTACAGATAACAGCGGGATTGGGTTTTGTTGATTCTGTTATTGTTGATACACACTTTGTGCAACGTGGCCGCATTGGTAGATTAATGTACGCCGTAGCAACAAACCCCGGCATTTTGGGTATCGGCCTGGGCGAAGATGCCGGCTTGCTGATAACCGAAGGCAGTGTAATGGAGGCCATTGGTTCGGGGCTGATTATTTTGGTTGATGGCAGGAATATTGTAGCAACCAATATTTATGATGTAGAAATTGGCTCACCGGTTTCTATCGAAAATTTAAAGGTACATGTTATGTCTATATACGATAAATATGATTTGGCAGCGCATCGTTTAATGATAAAAAAGACAGTTAAGGTTGAAGAGGGCGTGTTCATAAACGCGCCCGATAGCGATCTTTTGCAATAAAGCCTCGCTCAATTCTCTTCAGAGGAGAGAGTTTTAATAGGGTTGTTTAAAATAAACCTATCCCAAAGCGTTTATAATATACCAATTTTTGAATCAACTAAATTATTCAAAATGAAGATCATTATCCATGGCGGTTTTTTTAGCGAATCGCAAACTAACCAGGAAGTAAAGCAGGCCAAACAACAGGCGTTAAAAGATATTGTGCAGGCCGGTCATAAATACCTGTTAAGCCATACCGCGTTGGAAACCGTTGTTTATACCGTTAGACTGCTGGAAGATTGCGATTTGTTTAACGCCGGTACCGGATCGCAGATTCAGAGCGATGGCAAAATCCGTTTAAGCGCATCGTTAATGGACGGAAAAACGCAGAAATTTTCGGGCGTTATTAATATCGAAGATGTAAAAAACCCCATTTGTATAGCCGAAAAATTAATGGCTTTTGATGATCGTGTTTTGAGCGGCAAAGGTGCCAAGGAGTTTGCCACCAATAATGGCGTAACTTATTACAATCCCGAAACACCACAGCGCAGGCATGAGTATGAGAAAAAGCTGAGCGACTCCATTAGGTTGGGGACTGTTGGCTGCGTAGCGCTCGACCTTTATGGCAACCTTGCGGCGGCAACATCAACAGGGGGCAAAGGCTTTGAAATGCCTGGCCGGGTGAGCGATTCGGCTACTACAGCGGGCAATTACGCCAATGGTTTTGCAGCAGTATCCTGCACAGGTGTTGGCGAAGACATTGTGAGTGGCTCGGTAGCCTCAAAGATTGTTACGCGGGTTACTGATGGTTTGCCAATTTCGGTTGCTGCCGAGAAAACGTTAGATGAAATGAAGCCTTACGATGGTTTTGCCGGCATTATCGGTATTTCGGCAGATGGCCATATTTATCACGCTGATACCCATCCCTATATGGTTTGGGCGCTGCATGACGACGATGTGGAGGTTTTTGATTAGCGGTCCGGGTTTTATGCTTCACCCGAAATGTCTTCTCCAAAGTGGATAATGTTGCCATTATTATCCAAAATGCTGAACTGACGCCTTTTCCAGGGCATATTTTTAAGCTTGCCGTTGGGGTGAACTACGCCTTGAGGGGTATATTCTGCATATAGCATGTCAACCTCAGTCACATTGATGTAACAACCGGTATTTTTAGGAACTTCAGGATCATCGGTAGGCCAAAGGTGAATGGTGATTTCGTCCCGGTTAAAAATAACATAGCCATCCCAGTTAGCCACCAATATAAAGTTTAGCTTTTCGGTATAAAATTGTATGGTTTCTGCGGCATTCAGTGATGCCAGGATGGGGATGGCTTTTTGTAACATGGCTTAAAAATTGACTTAATTCAGGAGAAAAACTCAAATATACCTCAAAAAATTTTGCATGTAACAACTTTGTTAAAGCGTGGCTACGTTTTTTTGTTGATTAATAAATAGGTTTGTTATTAACTGATCTTATTAATTATTAACTATGAAACTAAAACTACTTTTTTCATGCCTGCTTTCTGCGGGCATAGGCGCACAGCTGTCCGCGCAGGAAACCGTTGACCCTGTAATGGTTCAAAAAATCCGCGAAGAGGGTCTTAACCATTCTAAAGTAATGGAAACCGCCTTTTACTTAACAGATGTCTCCGGTCCGCGCCTGTCGGGTTCGCCAGGTTTAAAAAGGGCTCAGAACTGGGCTGTTGAACAGTTGAAAACCTGGGGTATAGCCAACGCCAAATTGGAATCATGGGGTAAATTTGGTAAAGGCTGGGAAGTTCAAAAAAACTATGCAGCTATTACAGTTCCCTACTATCATGCCATTATAGCCATCCCTAAAGCCTGGACACCAGGTACGGGAGGTTTGATAAAAGGCGATATAATGGTAGTAAAGGCAGATTCGGCCGCCGAGCTGGGAAAATACAAGGGCAAGCTGGCTGGTAAGATTGTAATATTTGATACCAAACCACTTACCGAACGTACATTTAAATCAGATGCAGCACGTTACACCGATGAGGAGCTTGATAAGATGGAAAAAGCCACCATGGCGCCTGCCCGCCAGCGTACGGCATTTGATCCAAACTCGCCGCAGTTTGCAGCAATGCGTAAACAGCGGGCGTTCAGGACCATGTTAGGGACATTTTTGCAGGACGAAAAGGTTGCCCTGGTACTTAGCCAGGCCCGCGGCACCGATGGTACCGTATTTACCACCAACGGTGCATCATATGCAGATACCGCAAAAGCCGTTGCGCCCGAATTGGAAACCAGCAGCGAGGATTTTCAACGTATTTTACGCCTTGTAAATGCAGGCAAACCAGTACAGCTTGAAGCGGATATTAAAACCCAGTTTTTTACCGATGACCTGCAAGGTTACGACGTAGTTGGCGAGATACCTGGTACCGACAAAAAGTTGAAAGACCAGGTAGTAATGATAGGTGGCCACCTTGATTCATGGCACGCCGGCACCGGTGCAACAGATAATGCAGCAGGCAGCGCGGTGATGCTGGAAGCTATGCGGATATTAAAAGCTATCGGCTTTAAGCCAAAACGCACCATCCGTATAGCCTTATGGAGTTCGGAGGAGCAGGGGCTGTTTGGCTCACGGGGATATGTGCTTAACCACTTTGGCGATCCTAAAACCATGGAACTGAAGCCGGAGCAGGCCAAACTATCGGCCTATTACAACCTTGATAACGGTACAGGCAAAATACGCGGCATCTATTTACAGGGCGACTCAGCCGCTGGGCCGATATTTAAAGCATACCTGGAGCCATTTAAAGACCTGGGCGCCACTACAGTTACCGTTGGCAACACAGGCGGTACCGATCACCAATCGTTTGATGCGGTGGGTATTCCGGGATTCCAGTTTATACAGGATGCTATTGACTACGGCTCGCGTACCCACCACAGCAACCAGGATACTTACGACCGCCTGATTGAAGATGACCTGAAACAAGCCGCTACCATCATAGCATCATTTGTGTACAACACCAGCCAGCGCCAGGAAATGATACCACGCAAGGAACTCCCTAAGCCGCAGCCGGCAAGAGGATTTTAGCAGATAGTTATTCTTATAAAAGCCCCCGGCACTGGTGTTCGGTTTTGGTAGGGGATGAATGGGGTGTTCGGGGCTTTTAGTGTAATGTTTTGTTTTTCAGAGCGTTAGGTGTTCGGATGTAATAAGCGCTAAAAACTACACTATCTCATTATCAGTAACTTAACTTTTTTTAGGTGTTCGGAGTGTATGGTGTGGCGAACATGGGTTGCGGGTAGTGGGGCGCTTTAGGTTAGGTTGGTAACCTTTTCTACCACTTTGTCTTTAAGGTCGGTAACGGCTTTGGTGCCTGCGGGTACTTTTTCTTTGACGGTGCGCCAGCTTTTATCCAGGTTGTCGGTTATTTTGCCACGCAAATCGGCGGTATCATCGGCAAGCAGCAGGTAGACAATGGCTCCGGCAGCGGCTAATCCGATAACTACAGGGACCAGCACATTATTTTTTTGGGTTTTGAATGGGTTTTTCATAGCATTTTATCCGGTATGGTGTATGTGTTGGCAACAATACGCAGCGCTGAATGTTTTATTTTAATTAAAAAGCAAGGCCATTTCGCTGTTTTTTTATAGAAACAAGTATAAAAAGCATAATTATTAATTAGAAAATTAACCCAAACGACAACCCCCTCAAATCAAAAGATCAATTAGCGGCACAGCCCCCAAAGCCCAATCCGTGGTGACTTTGGCCCCCTTGCCTATAGCAATTGTTGTATGGCGGCTAACACCAAAATGTAACAGCGCGGTAATCCCAACCAGGGGCCGGTACTTGCGGCATACCCGCCGACAAAACACTGCAATTATTTGCAGGCAAATGATAACAAATCATCAATTTATATTCGATAAAGTTTAAAAAAAGGGCCGGTTTTTGAAAAAAAGTACAGGTGTGTGCCACCAGGGATACTACCTGTCGACGCTTACTTTTGCGCTGCGAACCCTTGTCAGCCCCCGCTCCGAACACCGCCGGTTACTTTCTGTACTCTTACGGGCTCCTAAAAAATGGGAGGGTAAGGGTATTGGTTGGATATCGTATCCGGGTTTCTGATGGGCGCCGCACCTAAGCCCGCCCTGCCAACCGGCCTGTGTTCCCCCGGAGCAATTTTCAGGCGCTTTTTGCTAAAATGTTTTAGCAATCCGGGGCAGCGCCGGGTGGTTCAACTGTTACCGCCATCAATTTACCGGCACCGGCAATATGATCTGCCCGCCCGAAATTCTGGTTTTCATGCACCATCGGTGCTACCCGTTTGTAGCAACAACGCACCACCACGTTTTTTGCCCCGTAGCGGGCTACCCTTCTAACACGCGGGTAACCTGCAGAATGGCATAGGTAGCACCTACGGCGCACAAATCATTTTTGTTATCGGGGCTACAAACGGGTAGCGCCTATGGCGCAGGCTGCGAAGGAGGGGCAATATGCAAACACTACCCTACCACCTAACAAGCTTACCCCATAGGTGTTCGGAAGAAATAAAAAAGCGGGGAATGTGCGATTCCTTCCTTGGGGAAGGGGGAGGTAGGGGTTAAATCAGGCGTTCAGGTGCAAGTTTTAGTCGCGCGGTGAAACCCTTCCCTGCTTTTGCGCACATTGCCAGCCGCACCCCTCCCGTGGTGCTACTGTGTGTACACATCTCTCTAAGTAAAGAAAATTGTCATTTCGATAGAGCATGTGTGGGATTGTGCGGGAGAGCGAAAGAGAAATCCTATACGATTTGCATCGCACCACGCAAATTTGCAAGCATGACGTATAGGATTTCTCCTCACGCCAACGCTCAATGCCCGCCCCAGTTCGTTCGAAATGACATTTTTTTTATTATTGATACGTTTCCAAAAGATATGTACACACAGTAGCCCGTGGTGAGGGAATTAAAAAAGTCTTCCGAACAGCTAACAACCC
The genomic region above belongs to Mucilaginibacter sp. KACC 22773 and contains:
- a CDS encoding YtxH domain-containing protein — protein: MKNPFKTQKNNVLVPVVIGLAAAGAIVYLLLADDTADLRGKITDNLDKSWRTVKEKVPAGTKAVTDLKDKVVEKVTNLT